The Rhododendron vialii isolate Sample 1 chromosome 6a, ASM3025357v1 genome includes a window with the following:
- the LOC131328708 gene encoding probable sphingolipid transporter spinster homolog 2, translating to MARVSSEATWFTPIRLLVTFSLINFINFVHRGAVASNGVNGSPKICTPSGQCTPGSGIQGALNLSNFQDGFLSSAFMIGLIVASPIFASLVKSYNPFRLIGVGLTVWTFAIAGSGFPIDFWFIIACRVLVGVGIAPFVSIGAPYIDDIAPLAQKATWLGIFYTCIPAGFSVGYVYGGLVGDNLGWRYAFFGLAIVMSPFAVIGFLAKPLKLKANANLFVDTGCSPTEMKKASSSGAETSVSEAKGVFAVIALHELCFNLLFLNSNDMTIRNLPFISYDSTGNDGAERPVKEEIIDQDSKGPSKIFVMASVQAHSSRFVKDLKVLLLDKVYVVNVLGNIAYNFVLGAYSYWGPKAGYGIYQMKNADMIFGGVTMVCGIVGTLAGGFVLDKMTSTISNAFKLLFAATFIGAALCFSAFCFKSLYVFIALFTVGELLLFGTQGPVNFICLQCVQPSMRPISMAMSVVAIHVFGDVPSAPLVGVLQDYLKDWRKTTLILTSILFLAAIIWFIGIFLYKGGKSNGDSENQVAMVSKSNETPVVDEMAIERTNSSSAKP from the exons GCTACTTGTCACCTTTTCCCTGATCAACTTCATAAATTTCGTCCATCGAGGAGCCGTTGCGAGCAACGGTGTGAATGGCAGTCCTAAAATTTGCACACCAAGCGGGCAATGTACACCCGGGAGCGGGATTCA GGGAGCTTTAAACCTAAGTAACTTTCAAGACGGCTTTCTCTCTTCTGCTTTCATGATTGGACTTATAGTGGCATCCCCAATATTTGCTTCACTGGTGAAGAG TTATAATCCGTTCAGGCTTATCGGAGTTGGATTGACAGTTTGGACTTTCGCCATCGCTGGTTCTGGTTTTCCAATTGATTTCTGGTTCATCATTGCCTGCCGCGT GCTAGTTGGTGTCGGCATAGCTCCTTTTGTAAGTATTGGCGCGCCATACATTGACGACATTGCTCCACTCGCTCAG AAAGCGACATGGCTCGGAATATTCTATACGTGTATACCCGCGGGATTTTCTGTTGGCTATGTTTACGGTGGATTG GTTGGAGATAACTTGGGCTGGCGTTACGCATTCTTTGGACTGGCCATTGTGATGTCCCCATTTGCAGTTATTGGTTTTCTGGCAAAACCATTGAAGCTGAAAG CCAATGCTAATCTATTTGTGGATACAGGTTGTTCTCCGACTGAAATGAAAAAAGCATCGTCGTCTGGTGCAGAGACGTCTGTCTCGGAAGCTAAAGGTGTGTTTGCTGTGATTGCGTTGCATGAGTTGTGTTTTAACTTACTTTTCTTAAACTCGAATGATATGACAATAAGAAACCTTCCATTCATAAGTT ACGACTCAACTGGCAACGATGGTGCCGAGCGACCCGTGAAGGAAGAGATCATTGATCAAGACTCAAAAGGACCATCCAA GATTTTTGTTATGGCATCTGTGCAAGCTCA TTCATCAAGATTTGTGAAAGATTTGAAAGTTCTTTTGCTTGACAAGGTTTACGTCGTAAATGTTTTAG GTAACATAGCGTACAACTTTGTCCTGGGTGCATATTCATATTGGGGGCCCAAAGCTGGTTATGGTATCTATCAAATG AAAAATGCGGATATGATATTCGGCGGGGTTACAATGGTGTGTGGAATAGTGGGAACATTAGCGGGAGGTTTTGTCCTCGACAAAATGACATCCACAATCTCCAACGCTtttaag cttcTCTTTGCAGCAACGTTTATAGGAGCTGCCTTGTGCTTTTCGGCCTTTTGTTTCAAGAGCCTATATGTTTTCATTGCTCTTTTCACTGTTGGCGAACTACTTTTATTCGGCACGCAG GGTCCCGTGAATTTTATATGTCTACAATGCGTTCAACCGAGTATGAGACCGATTTCAATGGCCATGTCAGTAGTTGCGATTCACGTATTCGGCGATGTGCCCTCTGCTCCACTCGTTGGGGTTCTCCAG GATTACCTTAAAGACTGGAGGAAGACTACTTTGATCCTGACATCAATTTTGTTTCTGGCAGCCATAATATGGTTCATAG GGATCTTTCTCTACAAGGGAGGAAAATCTAATGGAGATAGTGAGAATCAAGTAGCAATGGTCAGCAAATCCAATGAGACACCGGTGGTTGATGAGATGGCTATTGAAAGGACAAATTCTTCTTCTGCCAAACCATGA